From Pseudomonas sp. StFLB209, a single genomic window includes:
- the mqo gene encoding malate dehydrogenase (quinone) yields the protein MAHNEAVDVVLVGAGIMSATLAVLLKELDPSLKLEVVELMDSGAAESSNPWNNAGTGHAGLCELNYTPQAADGSVDIKKAVHINTQFEVSKQFWSYLVRKGSFETTRTFINPVPHLSYVQGEKDMSFLKARFEALRQHHAFASMQYTEDHSKMTEWMPLMMAGRPADQKLSATHMANGTDVNFGALTNQLLKHLASEPDAQVKYNKRVTDLTRNGKGWTVTVKDVNNGSSREIDARFVFLGAGGAALQLLQMSGIEEGKGFGGFPVSGQWLRCDNPEVVKNHQAKVYSQAAVGSPPMSVPHLDTRVVDGKTSLLFGPFAGFTTKFLKHGSFMDLPFSVRLSNIKPMLSVARDNMDLTKYLISEVRQTMEQRLDSLRRFYPQVKAEDWRLEIAGQRVQIIKKDAKKGGVLQFGTELVSAADGSLAALLGASPGASVTVSIMLDLIERCFPEQAKGAWSAKLNEIFPAREKELASDAQLYKRISTQSDKALGLIEQQQTEAQSIA from the coding sequence ATGGCGCATAACGAAGCAGTCGACGTGGTATTGGTCGGAGCCGGCATCATGAGTGCCACTCTGGCGGTACTGCTCAAAGAGCTCGACCCCAGCCTGAAACTGGAGGTCGTCGAACTGATGGACTCCGGCGCTGCGGAAAGTTCCAACCCGTGGAACAACGCCGGCACCGGTCACGCCGGGCTGTGCGAACTGAACTACACCCCGCAGGCTGCCGACGGTTCGGTCGACATCAAAAAAGCCGTGCACATCAACACCCAGTTCGAGGTTTCGAAGCAATTCTGGTCCTATCTGGTGCGCAAGGGCAGCTTCGAAACGACCCGCACCTTTATCAATCCCGTCCCGCACCTGAGCTACGTGCAGGGCGAGAAAGACATGTCCTTCCTCAAGGCGCGTTTCGAGGCCCTGCGCCAGCATCACGCCTTCGCCTCGATGCAGTACACCGAAGACCACAGCAAGATGACCGAGTGGATGCCGCTGATGATGGCCGGCCGCCCAGCCGATCAGAAGCTGTCCGCCACCCACATGGCCAATGGTACTGACGTCAACTTCGGCGCTCTGACCAACCAGCTGCTCAAGCACCTGGCCAGCGAGCCCGATGCCCAGGTCAAGTACAACAAGCGCGTCACCGACCTGACCCGCAATGGCAAGGGCTGGACCGTCACCGTCAAGGACGTCAACAACGGCAGCAGCCGTGAGATCGACGCCCGCTTCGTATTCCTCGGTGCCGGTGGCGCTGCGCTGCAACTGCTGCAGATGTCCGGTATCGAAGAAGGCAAAGGCTTTGGCGGCTTCCCGGTCAGCGGCCAGTGGCTGCGCTGCGACAATCCTGAAGTGGTCAAGAATCACCAGGCCAAGGTCTACAGCCAGGCCGCCGTAGGTTCGCCGCCGATGTCGGTTCCGCACCTCGACACCCGCGTGGTGGACGGCAAGACTTCGCTGCTGTTCGGCCCGTTCGCCGGCTTCACCACCAAGTTCCTCAAGCACGGCTCGTTCATGGACCTGCCGTTCTCGGTGCGCCTGTCGAACATCAAGCCGATGCTGTCGGTGGCCCGCGACAACATGGACCTGACCAAGTACCTGATCAGCGAAGTGCGCCAGACCATGGAACAGCGCCTGGATTCGCTGCGACGCTTCTACCCGCAGGTCAAGGCCGAAGACTGGCGCCTGGAGATTGCCGGCCAGCGCGTGCAGATCATCAAGAAAGACGCCAAAAAAGGCGGCGTGCTGCAATTCGGCACCGAGCTGGTCTCGGCCGCTGATGGCTCGCTGGCCGCCCTGCTCGGTGCGTCGCCGGGTGCATCGGTGACCGTATCGATCATGCTCGACCTGATCGAACGCTGCTTCCCTGAACAAGCCAAGGGTGCGTGGAGCGCCAAGCTCAACGAGATCTTCCCGGCTCGCGAAAAAGAGCTGGCCAGCGATGCCCAGCTTTACAAGCGCATCAGCACCCAGAGCGACAAGGCCCTGGGGCTGATCGAGCAGCAGCAGACCGAGGCACAAAGCATCGCCTGA
- a CDS encoding homocysteine S-methyltransferase family protein has translation MTQGSMVILDGGMGRELQRRGAPFRQPEWSALALTEAPEAVVAVHAAYIQSGARVITSNSYAVVPFHIGEERFAREGQALATTAGQLARQAADAAGGRALVAGSLPPLFGSYRPDLFDASRADEILQPLVRGLAAHVDLWLAETQSAIVEARTIRAGLPADGKPFWLSFTLQDEDTDDTPRLRSGEPVADAARAAAELGAATLLFNCSQPEVIGAAIDAARAVFAELNVQIGVGAYANAFPPQPKDATANDGLDELREDLDPQGYQQWAADWVKRGATHIGGCCGIGPEHIAVLSESL, from the coding sequence ATGACTCAAGGTTCGATGGTAATTCTTGATGGCGGCATGGGCCGGGAACTGCAACGTCGTGGTGCGCCGTTCCGTCAGCCGGAGTGGTCGGCGCTGGCCCTGACCGAGGCGCCCGAGGCGGTAGTGGCGGTGCATGCGGCGTACATCCAGAGCGGTGCGCGGGTGATTACCAGCAACAGCTATGCGGTGGTGCCGTTTCATATCGGTGAGGAGCGTTTCGCTCGTGAAGGCCAGGCGCTGGCCACCACCGCCGGGCAACTGGCGCGCCAGGCCGCTGATGCCGCTGGCGGCCGGGCACTGGTGGCCGGCTCTTTGCCGCCACTGTTTGGCTCCTACCGTCCGGACCTGTTCGATGCCAGCCGTGCCGACGAGATCCTCCAGCCACTGGTGCGTGGCCTGGCGGCGCACGTCGACCTGTGGCTGGCAGAAACCCAGAGCGCAATTGTCGAAGCGCGGACTATCCGCGCTGGCCTGCCGGCTGACGGCAAGCCGTTCTGGCTGTCGTTCACTCTGCAGGATGAAGACACCGATGACACCCCGCGGCTGCGCTCCGGCGAGCCGGTGGCCGATGCCGCGCGAGCGGCGGCCGAGCTGGGTGCGGCGACTCTGCTGTTCAACTGCAGCCAGCCGGAAGTGATCGGCGCGGCGATTGATGCCGCCCGCGCGGTGTTTGCCGAGCTGAATGTGCAAATCGGGGTAGGGGCCTATGCCAACGCCTTCCCGCCACAGCCCAAGGACGCCACCGCCAACGATGGTCTGGATGAACTGCGCGAAGACCTCGACCCGCAGGGCTACCAGCAATGGGCCGCCGATTGGGTCAAACGGGGCGCGACCCATATCGGCGGCTGCTGCGGAATCGGCCCGGAGCACATCGCTGTGTTATCCGAGAGCCTCTGA
- a CDS encoding ABC transporter substrate-binding protein, translated as MKLRALAAIGLFALTVSSQALAGATLQRVQDNKELVNVLMESYPPFSFLNDQNQLDGFDVDVAKAVAAKLGVKARFETPSWDVIAAGRWSGRYDICICSMTPSQARAEVFDFPVEYYASPAVIVVNAKDERIHEAKDLSGKKVGLTSASSYESYLNKNLVIEGSTGKPLEYPFENVQIAPYDNDNVAFQDLGLGAGKRLDAVLTNLVTAQPRLDQDKRFKLAGAALYEEPNFVAIEKGDAEWNAKVREVFEELKKDGTLSKLSQKWIGADISK; from the coding sequence GTGAAACTACGTGCGCTTGCAGCTATCGGCCTGTTTGCCCTGACCGTCTCCAGCCAGGCTCTGGCGGGCGCCACTCTGCAACGGGTGCAGGACAACAAAGAGCTGGTCAATGTGCTGATGGAAAGCTACCCGCCGTTCTCGTTTCTCAATGATCAGAACCAGCTTGATGGTTTTGACGTCGATGTCGCCAAGGCCGTAGCCGCGAAGCTGGGCGTCAAGGCGCGCTTCGAGACCCCCTCCTGGGACGTGATCGCCGCCGGCCGCTGGAGCGGTCGCTATGACATCTGCATCTGCTCGATGACCCCGAGCCAGGCCCGCGCCGAGGTCTTCGACTTCCCGGTGGAATACTACGCCTCGCCAGCGGTAATCGTGGTCAACGCCAAGGATGAGCGGATTCATGAGGCCAAGGATCTGAGCGGCAAGAAAGTGGGCCTGACCAGCGCTTCGAGCTACGAAAGCTACCTGAACAAGAACCTGGTGATTGAAGGCAGCACCGGCAAGCCGCTGGAGTACCCATTCGAAAACGTACAGATCGCCCCTTATGACAACGATAACGTGGCGTTTCAGGATCTGGGCCTGGGTGCCGGCAAGCGCCTGGATGCCGTACTGACCAACCTGGTTACCGCCCAACCGCGTCTGGATCAGGACAAGCGCTTCAAGCTGGCCGGCGCGGCGCTGTATGAAGAGCCGAATTTCGTCGCCATCGAGAAAGGCGATGCCGAATGGAATGCCAAGGTCCGCGAGGTGTTCGAAGAACTCAAGAAGGACGGCACCCTGAGCAAGCTGTCGCAAAAGTGGATCGGCGCCGATATCAGTAAATGA
- a CDS encoding amino acid ABC transporter permease, with protein MTQFPSQRPPEQAKTSLLKRVFGFRTRLYLTWATMFALFAGFFLSFDLKFSIILDKLPNLIGLSLAPNGFLQGAVLTLFVCLCSIAVSVLLGFVAALARLSRSAVAFGIASFYASFFRGTPLLIQILLIYLGLPQIGVVPGAVTAGIIALSLNYGAYLSEIFRAGIIGVAAGQREAAMAMALTPLQVFWLITLPQAMRTIIPPTTNQFISMLKDSSLISVMGVWEVMFLAQSYGRSSYRYIEMLTTAAVLYWIMSIGLELLQARMERHYGKAYQPRN; from the coding sequence ATGACCCAGTTTCCTTCACAACGCCCACCTGAGCAGGCCAAGACCAGCCTGCTCAAGCGCGTGTTCGGCTTCCGGACCCGGCTGTACCTGACCTGGGCGACGATGTTCGCCCTGTTTGCCGGTTTTTTCCTGAGCTTCGATCTGAAGTTCTCGATCATCCTCGACAAGTTGCCGAACCTGATCGGCCTGAGCCTGGCCCCTAACGGCTTTCTGCAAGGCGCGGTGCTGACTCTGTTCGTGTGCCTCTGCTCGATTGCGGTGTCGGTGCTGCTGGGTTTTGTTGCCGCGCTGGCGCGTTTATCGCGCAGTGCGGTGGCGTTCGGGATCGCCAGTTTCTATGCGTCGTTCTTTCGCGGCACACCGCTGCTGATCCAGATTCTGTTGATTTATCTGGGGCTGCCGCAGATTGGCGTGGTGCCGGGGGCGGTGACCGCCGGGATCATTGCGCTGTCGTTGAACTACGGCGCGTACCTGAGCGAGATTTTCCGGGCGGGCATCATCGGCGTTGCGGCCGGGCAGCGTGAAGCAGCCATGGCCATGGCGCTCACGCCACTGCAGGTGTTCTGGCTGATTACCCTGCCTCAGGCGATGCGCACGATTATTCCGCCGACCACCAATCAGTTCATTTCGATGCTCAAGGATTCATCGCTGATTTCGGTGATGGGGGTTTGGGAGGTGATGTTTCTGGCGCAGTCGTACGGGCGGTCGAGTTATCGCTACATCGAGATGCTGACCACCGCGGCGGTGTTGTACTGGATCATGTCGATCGGGCTGGAGTTGTTGCAGGCAAGGATGGAGCGGCATTACGGCAAGGCGTATCAGCCGCGCAACTGA
- a CDS encoding PA4642 family protein, which produces MRKDKKQIIGDEIGDEQIKLFLDFKPFDATSPSLHKLIKAYRGLRIDDFERFLVFFREAGLDLNGKDEQGNTFVDLIKDQRNADDYIALIEQARAAA; this is translated from the coding sequence ATGCGTAAAGACAAGAAGCAGATCATTGGTGACGAAATCGGCGACGAGCAGATCAAACTGTTCCTCGACTTTAAACCGTTCGACGCCACTTCGCCGTCGCTGCACAAACTCATCAAAGCCTATCGTGGCCTGCGTATCGACGACTTCGAGCGGTTTCTGGTGTTCTTCCGCGAAGCTGGCCTGGACCTGAACGGCAAAGACGAACAAGGCAACACCTTCGTCGACCTGATCAAGGACCAGCGCAACGCCGACGACTACATCGCCCTGATCGAACAAGCCCGCGCAGCAGCCTGA
- a CDS encoding hypoxanthine-guanine phosphoribosyltransferase has product MSADLEHIRQIMREADCLYTEAEVEAAIARVGAQINAELADSNPVVFCVMNGGLIFSGKLLTHLNFPLEASYLHATRYRNETSGGELFWKAKPEVSFIDRDVLIIDDILDEGHTLGAIIDFCRHAGARAVHTAVLIDKDHDRKARPDLKANYVGLPCIDRYIFGYGMDYKGYWRNAAGIYAVKGM; this is encoded by the coding sequence ATGTCCGCTGATCTCGAGCATATCCGTCAAATCATGCGCGAGGCTGACTGCCTGTACACCGAAGCCGAAGTCGAGGCTGCCATCGCCCGGGTCGGCGCGCAGATCAATGCCGAACTGGCCGACAGCAATCCCGTGGTGTTCTGTGTGATGAACGGCGGCCTGATCTTTTCCGGCAAACTGCTGACTCACCTGAACTTCCCGCTGGAAGCGTCGTACCTGCACGCCACCCGCTACCGCAACGAAACCAGCGGCGGCGAGCTGTTCTGGAAGGCCAAGCCGGAAGTGTCGTTCATCGACCGTGACGTGCTGATCATCGACGACATCCTCGATGAAGGTCACACCCTGGGCGCAATCATCGATTTCTGTCGCCATGCCGGTGCCCGTGCAGTTCACACTGCCGTGCTGATCGATAAGGATCATGACCGCAAAGCACGGCCTGACCTGAAAGCCAACTATGTGGGCCTGCCGTGCATTGACCGCTATATCTTTGGCTATGGCATGGATTACAAAGGCTACTGGCGTAACGCCGCAGGCATTTATGCGGTCAAAGGAATGTAA
- the upp gene encoding uracil phosphoribosyltransferase, with amino-acid sequence MPIREIRHPLIRHKLGLMRRADISTKNFRELAQEVGALLTYEATADLPLENYEIPGWAGPVQVEKIAGKKITVVPILRAGIGMLDGVLSLIPGAKVSAVGVARNEQTLQAHTYLEKLVDGIDERLAMIIDPMLATGSSMVATIDLLKKAGCREIRAMVLVAAPEGIAAVEKAHPDVLVYTASIDERLNEHGYIIPGLGDAGDKIFGTKQKDA; translated from the coding sequence ATGCCCATCCGTGAAATCCGTCATCCGCTGATCCGTCACAAGCTCGGCCTGATGCGCCGCGCCGATATCAGCACCAAGAATTTCCGCGAGCTGGCTCAGGAAGTTGGCGCTCTGCTGACCTATGAGGCAACCGCCGACCTGCCGCTGGAAAACTACGAAATTCCGGGCTGGGCCGGCCCGGTGCAAGTCGAAAAGATTGCCGGCAAGAAAATCACCGTCGTGCCGATCCTGCGTGCCGGTATCGGCATGCTCGACGGCGTGCTCAGCCTGATTCCCGGTGCCAAGGTCAGTGCCGTAGGCGTTGCCCGTAACGAGCAAACCCTGCAAGCGCATACCTATCTGGAGAAGCTGGTCGACGGCATCGACGAGCGTCTGGCGATGATTATCGACCCGATGCTGGCCACTGGCAGCTCGATGGTCGCCACCATTGACCTGCTGAAAAAGGCCGGTTGCCGCGAGATTCGCGCCATGGTCCTGGTCGCCGCGCCAGAAGGCATTGCCGCCGTCGAAAAGGCTCACCCGGATGTGCTGGTGTACACCGCCTCGATTGACGAGCGCCTGAACGAGCACGGCTACATCATCCCGGGCCTGGGCGATGCCGGCGACAAGATCTTCGGCACCAAGCAGAAGGACGCCTGA
- a CDS encoding uracil-xanthine permease family protein yields MKHDEFNDPLWRTVLSGAQMLFVAFGALVLMPLISGLDPNVALFTAGLGTLLFQLVTGRQVPVFLASSFAFITPIILAKGQFGLAATMGGVMAAGFVYTFMGIAVKIKGTGFIDRMLPPVVIGPVVISIGLAMAPIAANMAMGKAGDGAELIHYQTAMWISMPALLTTLIVAVFGKGIFRLVPIIAGVLVGFGMSFWFGVVDTAKIAAAPWLAMPHFTAPEFNWQAILFIVPVALAPAIEHIGGVIAVGSVTGRDYLKKPGLHRTLLGDGIATTSAGLFGGPPNTTYAEVTGAVMLTKNYNPKIMTWAAIFAISLAFVGKFGALLQSIPVPVMGGILCLLFGSIAAVGLNTMIRHQVDMAEARNLVIVSVTLVFGIGGVLIGTGTGPDDFGLKGIALCAITAIFLNLILPGNDGWKKKPLEDQAP; encoded by the coding sequence ATGAAACACGATGAGTTCAACGACCCGCTGTGGCGCACGGTGCTGTCTGGGGCGCAGATGCTGTTCGTGGCGTTCGGCGCCCTGGTGCTGATGCCGCTGATTTCAGGACTCGACCCGAACGTTGCGCTGTTTACCGCAGGTTTGGGCACCCTGCTGTTCCAGCTGGTCACTGGCCGTCAGGTGCCGGTGTTCCTGGCGTCGAGCTTTGCCTTCATCACCCCGATCATTCTTGCCAAGGGCCAGTTCGGCCTGGCGGCGACCATGGGCGGGGTCATGGCGGCAGGCTTCGTCTACACCTTCATGGGCATCGCAGTAAAGATCAAGGGCACCGGTTTCATCGACCGCATGCTGCCGCCGGTGGTGATCGGCCCGGTGGTGATCTCCATCGGCCTGGCCATGGCGCCGATCGCGGCCAACATGGCGATGGGCAAGGCCGGTGACGGCGCCGAACTGATTCATTACCAGACGGCCATGTGGATCTCCATGCCGGCGTTGCTGACCACGCTGATCGTGGCGGTGTTCGGCAAAGGCATCTTCCGCCTGGTGCCGATCATCGCTGGCGTGCTGGTGGGCTTTGGCATGTCGTTCTGGTTTGGCGTGGTCGATACCGCCAAGATCGCCGCCGCACCTTGGCTGGCGATGCCGCACTTCACCGCGCCGGAATTCAACTGGCAGGCGATCCTGTTCATCGTTCCGGTGGCCCTGGCTCCGGCCATCGAGCACATCGGCGGGGTGATCGCGGTGGGCAGCGTGACCGGCCGCGACTACCTGAAAAAGCCCGGCCTGCATCGCACTCTGCTAGGTGACGGTATCGCCACGACCTCAGCCGGCCTGTTCGGCGGTCCGCCCAACACCACCTATGCCGAAGTAACCGGCGCAGTGATGCTGACCAAGAACTACAACCCGAAAATCATGACCTGGGCGGCGATCTTTGCCATCAGCCTGGCGTTCGTTGGCAAATTCGGCGCGCTGCTGCAGAGCATCCCGGTGCCGGTCATGGGCGGTATTTTGTGCCTGCTGTTCGGATCTATCGCCGCGGTGGGGCTCAACACCATGATCCGCCATCAGGTGGACATGGCCGAAGCACGCAATCTGGTGATTGTCTCGGTAACGTTGGTGTTCGGTATCGGCGGCGTACTGATCGGCACCGGCACCGGCCCTGATGATTTTGGCCTCAAGGGCATCGCCCTGTGTGCGATCACCGCGATCTTCCTCAACCTGATCCTGCCGGGTAATGACGGCTGGAAGAAGAAGCCGCTGGAAGACCAGGCACCCTGA
- the hemH gene encoding ferrochelatase, protein MTDHALLLINLGSPASTSVADVRRYLNQFLMDPYVVDLPWPIRRLLVSLILIKRPEQSAHAYASIWWDEGSPLVVLSKRLQAKMQAQWQHGPVELAMRYGEPSIESVLERLAGQGIRQVTLAPLYPHFADSTVTTAIEEVKRVVRDKGLDMQFNLLPPFYDQPEYLEALVQTTRPYLEQPYDHLLLSFHGLPERHLRKLDPTGKFRFQDDEACMNAPAEVLATNYRAQCIQSAAAFAKLAGIADGKWSVSFQSRLGRDKWIEPYTEQRLDELASKGVKRLLVMCPAFVADCIETLEEIGDRGAEQFKEAGGDELVLVPCLNDDERWAVALNALCERTAAPL, encoded by the coding sequence ATGACCGATCATGCGCTGTTGCTGATCAACCTGGGCTCGCCAGCCTCCACCAGCGTGGCTGACGTACGCCGTTACCTCAATCAGTTCCTGATGGACCCTTATGTGGTCGACCTGCCGTGGCCGATCCGCCGCCTGCTGGTGTCGCTGATCCTGATCAAGCGGCCCGAGCAGTCGGCGCATGCCTATGCGTCGATCTGGTGGGACGAGGGCTCGCCGCTGGTGGTGCTGAGCAAGCGTTTACAGGCGAAGATGCAGGCGCAGTGGCAGCATGGCCCGGTTGAACTGGCCATGCGCTATGGCGAGCCGTCCATTGAGTCGGTACTTGAGCGCCTGGCCGGCCAGGGCATCCGCCAGGTGACGCTGGCGCCGCTGTACCCGCACTTTGCCGACAGCACGGTGACCACGGCGATTGAAGAGGTCAAGCGGGTGGTGCGCGACAAAGGTCTGGACATGCAGTTCAACCTGCTGCCGCCGTTCTACGACCAGCCTGAATACCTTGAGGCACTGGTGCAGACCACCCGTCCGTACCTCGAGCAGCCTTACGACCACCTGTTGCTGAGCTTCCACGGCTTGCCGGAGCGCCACCTGCGCAAGCTCGACCCTACCGGTAAATTCCGCTTTCAGGATGATGAAGCCTGCATGAATGCCCCGGCTGAGGTACTGGCCACCAACTATCGGGCGCAGTGCATCCAGTCGGCAGCGGCGTTTGCCAAACTGGCGGGCATTGCGGATGGCAAATGGTCAGTGTCGTTCCAGTCGCGTCTGGGGCGCGACAAATGGATTGAACCCTACACTGAGCAACGGCTGGATGAATTGGCCAGCAAAGGTGTCAAGCGCCTGTTGGTCATGTGCCCGGCGTTTGTCGCTGACTGCATCGAGACCCTGGAAGAAATTGGCGACCGCGGTGCCGAACAGTTCAAGGAAGCTGGCGGTGATGAACTGGTACTGGTGCCGTGCCTGAACGACGATGAGCGTTGGGCGGTGGCGCTCAATGCGCTCTGTGAGCGAACTGCCGCGCCTTTGTAA
- a CDS encoding TIGR01777 family oxidoreductase, producing the protein MHILLTGGTGLIGKALCQFWQQQGHQLTVWSRRPAEVRKVCGDGVRGIAKLAELDGQTVDAVVNLAGAPIADRPWTRKRRLLLWESRIGLTEQLLAWLERQTQRPRVLLSGSAVGWYGDGGERELDEGQQPVKDDFASHLCQAWEETAQRAEPLGMRVVLLRTGLVLSADGGFVKRMLPPFRCGLGGPIGNGRQWMPWVHIDDQIAAIDFLLNHSEARGPYNLCAPAPVRNREFAKTLGKVLHRPALLPLPALPLRIVLGEMSDLLLGGQRTRPARLHEAGFVFRFTELHDALGNVLASSSK; encoded by the coding sequence ATGCACATCTTGCTGACCGGTGGTACAGGATTGATCGGTAAAGCGCTTTGCCAGTTCTGGCAGCAGCAAGGACATCAACTCACGGTCTGGAGCCGTCGCCCCGCCGAGGTGCGCAAGGTGTGCGGTGATGGGGTGCGAGGTATCGCCAAGCTCGCAGAACTCGATGGCCAGACGGTGGATGCGGTGGTCAACCTGGCCGGTGCGCCGATTGCCGACCGGCCCTGGACGCGCAAGCGGCGCTTGCTGCTCTGGGAAAGCCGGATTGGCCTCACCGAACAGTTGCTGGCCTGGCTTGAACGCCAGACGCAGCGGCCGCGAGTGCTGCTCTCAGGTTCCGCGGTGGGTTGGTATGGTGATGGCGGCGAGCGTGAACTGGACGAGGGCCAGCAACCGGTCAAGGACGATTTTGCCAGTCATTTGTGTCAGGCCTGGGAAGAAACTGCCCAGCGTGCCGAGCCGCTCGGGATGCGGGTGGTGCTGCTGCGCACCGGGCTGGTGTTGTCGGCTGACGGCGGGTTTGTCAAACGCATGCTGCCGCCGTTTCGTTGCGGTCTGGGCGGGCCGATTGGCAATGGCCGGCAGTGGATGCCGTGGGTGCATATCGACGACCAGATTGCGGCGATAGATTTTCTGTTGAACCACAGCGAAGCCCGCGGTCCTTATAATCTCTGCGCGCCAGCCCCGGTGCGCAACCGCGAGTTCGCCAAGACCCTGGGTAAAGTGCTGCACCGCCCGGCGTTGCTGCCGCTGCCGGCGCTGCCCCTGCGTATTGTGCTGGGCGAAATGTCTGACCTGTTGCTCGGCGGTCAGCGCACGCGCCCGGCACGCCTGCACGAGGCCGGGTTTGTTTTCCGTTTTACTGAACTGCACGATGCCTTGGGTAACGTGCTGGCTTCCTCTTCGAAATAG
- a CDS encoding NAD(P)/FAD-dependent oxidoreductase, translating to MTVPIAIIGTGIAGLSAAQALSSAGHAVHLFDKSRGSGGRMSSKRSDAGSLDMGAQYFTARDRRFVAVVNHWQANGWVEQWKPSLYNYHGGRLSPSPDEQVRWVGSPGMSTITRAMLDDLPVTFSCRITEVFRGSRHWSLQDAEGKTHGPFSHVIIATPAPQATTLLAGAPKLASVVAGVKMDPTWAVALAFSTPLDTPLQGCFVQDSPLDWLACNRSKPGREGQLDTWVLHATSTWSREHVDMPKEQVIEHLHGAFAELISCAMPAPVFSLAHRWLYARPSGTHEWGALSDADLGIYVCGDWCLSGRVEGAWLSGQQAANRLIEHLAR from the coding sequence ATGACTGTACCTATCGCAATCATCGGTACCGGTATCGCCGGACTCTCCGCCGCCCAGGCCCTCTCCAGCGCCGGGCATGCCGTTCACCTTTTCGACAAAAGCCGCGGCAGCGGCGGACGCATGTCCAGCAAGCGCAGTGATGCCGGCTCGCTGGACATGGGCGCGCAGTATTTCACCGCCCGCGACCGTCGTTTCGTCGCCGTCGTCAACCACTGGCAAGCCAATGGCTGGGTCGAGCAATGGAAACCTTCGCTGTACAACTACCATGGCGGGCGGCTCAGCCCGTCCCCGGATGAACAGGTACGCTGGGTCGGCAGCCCCGGCATGAGCACCATCACCCGCGCCATGCTCGACGATCTGCCGGTGACGTTTTCCTGCCGCATCACCGAGGTATTTCGCGGCAGCCGTCACTGGAGCCTGCAGGATGCCGAGGGCAAGACTCATGGCCCGTTCAGCCACGTGATCATCGCCACGCCAGCGCCGCAGGCCACCACCTTGCTGGCCGGGGCACCGAAACTGGCCTCGGTTGTGGCCGGGGTCAAGATGGACCCGACCTGGGCGGTGGCACTGGCGTTCAGCACGCCCCTCGACACCCCGCTGCAAGGCTGCTTCGTGCAGGACAGCCCGCTCGACTGGCTGGCCTGCAACCGTAGCAAGCCAGGGCGTGAGGGCCAGCTCGATACCTGGGTGCTGCACGCCACCAGCACCTGGAGCCGCGAGCACGTCGACATGCCCAAAGAGCAAGTGATCGAGCACTTGCATGGCGCCTTTGCCGAACTGATCAGTTGCGCTATGCCAGCGCCAGTGTTCAGCCTCGCGCATCGCTGGTTGTATGCGCGGCCTTCCGGTACGCATGAATGGGGCGCACTGTCCGATGCCGACCTGGGCATCTACGTGTGTGGCGACTGGTGCCTGTCGGGCCGCGTCGAAGGGGCCTGGCTCAGTGGCCAGCAAGCGGCAAACCGACTGATTGAGCATCTGGCCCGTTGA
- a CDS encoding TIGR02450 family Trp-rich protein: MNRINPRKLLLSKWTAATPQNREKHFLVTELFRDEEGTVLEIELQAVLTQRTERLAWQVLQDAQRWRMGWK, encoded by the coding sequence TTGAACCGCATCAACCCCCGCAAACTGCTGCTGTCGAAGTGGACGGCAGCAACCCCGCAGAATCGCGAAAAGCACTTTCTGGTCACCGAACTGTTCCGTGACGAGGAAGGCACGGTGCTGGAGATCGAGTTGCAGGCTGTGCTGACTCAACGTACTGAGCGCCTGGCCTGGCAGGTGTTGCAGGATGCGCAGCGCTGGCGGATGGGTTGGAAGTAG